In one Pseudomonas sp. 31-12 genomic region, the following are encoded:
- a CDS encoding DUF4879 domain-containing protein produces MYCIKKCGVAVIGVAMALWLGAQTASAAMASALTQVKVIKVESQGCGLENIVEKQEQTSCDHSGPSIKVYVLEIGYGSLSPHVALDGFEVDGNRTSVCAYQTGNLKECAPGEKTVGNLYIFNLAGKQDGIFTFSNTSINAPRNTMSTQLYIK; encoded by the coding sequence ATGTATTGCATTAAAAAGTGTGGGGTTGCGGTGATTGGCGTCGCGATGGCGTTGTGGCTCGGGGCGCAAACGGCCTCGGCGGCGATGGCGTCTGCGTTGACTCAGGTGAAAGTGATCAAGGTCGAATCGCAGGGCTGTGGTCTTGAAAATATTGTCGAGAAACAGGAGCAGACGAGCTGCGACCACAGTGGTCCAAGCATCAAGGTCTACGTTCTGGAGATTGGCTACGGTAGCCTTAGTCCGCACGTTGCGCTGGATGGTTTTGAAGTGGACGGCAACCGGACGTCGGTGTGTGCCTATCAAACCGGCAACCTGAAGGAGTGCGCGCCCGGAGAAAAAACCGTCGGCAATCTGTATATCTTCAATCTTGCAGGCAAGCAGGACGGCATCTTTACCTTCAGCAACACCTCCATCAACGCGCCCCGCAACACGATGTCGACACAGCTTTACATCAAGTAA
- a CDS encoding xanthine dehydrogenase family protein molybdopterin-binding subunit, giving the protein MNTYTQPMGQPLDRVDGQLKVTGQARYAGEFPEDGLLHGSVVSSTIACGRVIRIDASKALALPGVVAVIDHSNRPKIASYDKDYDDADSADGSPFRPLYNDQVLYSGQPLALVVADNLELARHAGSLIRIEYETDDHQTDLLSLQGEAHPAPAELPKSRGNFQAEFAGAAMSLDLNYSTPIEHHNPMEPHASTVLYQADGSLHVHDKTQGPQNCQSYVQKVFGLEKEQVRIFAAYVGGAFGSGLRPQYQLPLAVMAALQLKRSVRVTLTRQQMFTFGYRPRTLQRLQLGAAANGRLLAVAHTAIGQTSRFEDFTEHVVEWSGMLYHCDNVQLAYKLVPLDVFTPLDMRAPGAALGLIGLECAMDELACALAIDPVQLRLINYAERNQNEDKPYSSKELRECYAQGARRFGWDRRDPEPRSMRQGRQLVGWGMAGGVWEAMQQKASAKASLDHNGQLTVSSATTDIGTGTYTVMTQIAAQASGVSVDHVTFVLGDSSLPTAPLQGGSFTVSSVGTAVQQACEALKEKLLAVARQTSPAFAGVTAEQAVFEDGHLSFDDARLKLADLVRNCGEETIEAQVDAEPEKKREAYATATHSAVFVEVLVDEALGTVKVNRVVSAIAAGRVVNPKMARSQILGGVVWGIGMALHEETQTDHALGRHMNHSLAEYHIPVNADIGEIDVLFVEEHDEIVNALGSKGVGEIGIVGVAAAVANAIYHATGKRVRDFPITLDKLL; this is encoded by the coding sequence ATGAACACTTACACTCAACCCATGGGGCAGCCGCTTGACCGGGTCGACGGCCAGCTCAAAGTGACGGGACAGGCGCGCTACGCCGGCGAGTTTCCCGAGGACGGCCTGCTTCACGGCAGTGTTGTTTCCAGCACCATCGCTTGCGGACGGGTGATTCGTATTGATGCATCGAAGGCCTTGGCGTTGCCCGGGGTCGTAGCAGTGATCGATCACAGCAACCGCCCGAAGATCGCCAGCTACGACAAAGACTATGACGACGCCGACTCGGCCGACGGTTCACCGTTCCGGCCTTTGTATAACGATCAGGTCCTGTACAGCGGGCAACCGCTGGCACTGGTTGTCGCGGACAACCTTGAGCTGGCGCGCCATGCCGGTTCATTGATCAGGATTGAATACGAAACCGACGACCATCAGACCGATCTGTTATCGCTGCAAGGCGAAGCCCATCCGGCACCCGCAGAATTGCCCAAGTCGCGTGGGAACTTTCAGGCTGAGTTCGCCGGCGCAGCCATGAGCCTGGACCTGAACTACAGTACCCCGATCGAGCATCACAATCCTATGGAGCCGCACGCCAGCACGGTGCTCTATCAGGCCGACGGCAGCTTGCACGTCCATGACAAGACCCAAGGCCCGCAGAACTGTCAGTCGTATGTGCAAAAGGTGTTCGGGCTTGAGAAAGAGCAGGTCAGAATCTTCGCCGCGTATGTCGGCGGTGCATTCGGTTCGGGCTTGCGTCCGCAGTATCAACTGCCTTTGGCAGTCATGGCGGCGCTGCAACTCAAGCGCTCGGTGCGGGTGACGTTGACTCGGCAGCAGATGTTCACCTTCGGCTATCGCCCCCGCACCCTGCAGCGTTTGCAATTAGGCGCCGCTGCCAATGGCCGTCTGCTTGCCGTCGCCCACACCGCCATTGGCCAGACTTCGCGTTTTGAGGATTTCACCGAGCATGTGGTGGAGTGGAGCGGCATGCTCTATCACTGCGACAACGTGCAATTGGCCTACAAACTGGTGCCGCTGGATGTGTTCACGCCGCTCGACATGCGAGCGCCGGGCGCGGCGTTGGGGCTGATTGGCCTTGAATGCGCGATGGACGAACTGGCCTGTGCGTTGGCAATCGATCCGGTGCAGTTGCGTTTGATCAACTACGCCGAGCGCAATCAGAACGAAGACAAGCCGTACTCCAGTAAAGAGTTGCGCGAATGTTATGCCCAGGGGGCCAGGCGTTTTGGCTGGGATAGGCGCGATCCCGAACCGCGCAGCATGCGCCAGGGGCGGCAGTTGGTGGGCTGGGGCATGGCCGGTGGAGTGTGGGAGGCGATGCAACAGAAGGCCAGTGCCAAGGCTTCGCTCGATCACAATGGCCAGTTGACCGTCAGCAGCGCCACCACCGACATCGGTACCGGGACTTACACGGTCATGACGCAAATCGCTGCGCAGGCATCAGGCGTTTCTGTAGATCATGTCACTTTTGTCCTCGGTGATTCTTCATTGCCGACTGCGCCGTTGCAGGGCGGATCATTCACCGTGTCATCAGTCGGCACTGCCGTTCAGCAGGCCTGTGAGGCGTTAAAGGAAAAATTGCTCGCCGTGGCGCGGCAGACTTCGCCTGCGTTCGCAGGCGTGACCGCGGAACAAGCTGTTTTTGAAGACGGACATCTTTCGTTTGATGATGCACGACTAAAACTGGCCGACCTGGTTCGGAACTGTGGCGAAGAAACGATCGAGGCCCAGGTCGACGCCGAACCGGAGAAGAAGCGCGAAGCCTACGCCACCGCTACCCATTCAGCCGTGTTCGTCGAAGTGCTGGTCGATGAGGCGCTGGGCACGGTGAAGGTTAACCGTGTCGTCAGCGCGATTGCGGCGGGTCGAGTGGTTAATCCGAAAATGGCTCGCAGCCAGATTCTCGGGGGCGTGGTGTGGGGTATTGGGATGGCATTGCATGAGGAGACGCAAACCGACCATGCGCTGGGGCGTCACATGAACCACAGCCTGGCCGAGTACCACATCCCGGTCAATGCCGATATCGGCGAAATAGACGTGCTTTTTGTCGAAGAACACGACGAGATCGTCAACGCTCTCGGCTCAAAGGGTGTTGGCGAAATCGGCATTGTCGGGGTCGCGGCGGCCGTGGCCAATGCCATCTACCACGCCACCGGCAAGCGGGTGCGGGACTTTCCCATCACCCTCGACAAGCTGCTTTAG
- a CDS encoding NCS2 family permease, with translation MLERLFQLKAHNTNVRTEILAGVTTFLAMAYILFVNPSILGETGMDKGAVFVATCLAAAIGSTTMGLIANYPIALAPGMGLNAFFTYTVVLHMGHTWQVALGAVFISAVLFFLLSIFRIREWIINSIPLPLRSAIAAGIGLFLALIALHNAGIVVSNPATMVGLGDLKQPAPILATLGFALIVALEALAIRGAVLIGILVVTIASIALGFTPFGGVMSMPPSLAPTFLQLDIKGALDIGLVSVIFAFLFVDLFDNSGTLIGVAKRAGLMGKDGHMPKMGRALIADSTAAMAGSLLGTSTTTSYIESAAGVSAGGRTGLTAVVVAILFLLALFFSPLAASVPAFATAPALLFVAVLMTSGLAEIDWDDITVAAPVVVTTLAMPFTYSIANGIAFGFISWTAIKLLSGRGRELNPALVILSILFVIKLGWFNA, from the coding sequence ATGCTGGAAAGGCTGTTTCAACTCAAGGCACACAACACCAACGTGCGGACCGAGATTCTGGCGGGCGTCACGACCTTCTTGGCCATGGCCTACATCCTGTTCGTCAACCCGAGCATCCTCGGCGAGACCGGCATGGACAAGGGCGCGGTGTTTGTCGCGACCTGTCTGGCAGCCGCCATCGGCTCGACGACCATGGGCCTGATCGCCAACTACCCGATCGCGCTTGCGCCGGGCATGGGCCTGAACGCCTTCTTCACCTACACCGTGGTCCTGCACATGGGCCACACCTGGCAAGTGGCGCTGGGGGCGGTGTTCATCTCGGCGGTGCTGTTTTTCCTGCTGTCGATCTTCCGCATCCGCGAATGGATCATCAACAGCATCCCGCTGCCGCTGCGCTCGGCCATCGCGGCCGGTATCGGCCTGTTCCTGGCACTGATCGCCCTGCATAACGCTGGCATCGTGGTCAGCAACCCGGCGACCATGGTCGGCCTCGGTGACCTCAAGCAGCCGGCACCGATTCTCGCGACCCTCGGTTTTGCCCTGATCGTCGCCCTCGAAGCGCTGGCCATACGCGGCGCGGTGCTGATCGGTATTCTGGTCGTGACTATCGCGTCCATCGCATTGGGCTTCACGCCGTTTGGCGGCGTGATGTCGATGCCACCGTCCCTGGCCCCGACCTTCCTGCAACTGGACATCAAGGGTGCGCTGGACATCGGTCTGGTCAGCGTGATTTTCGCTTTCCTGTTCGTCGACCTGTTCGACAACTCCGGCACACTGATCGGCGTCGCCAAGCGCGCCGGCCTGATGGGCAAGGACGGCCACATGCCGAAAATGGGCCGCGCCCTGATCGCCGACAGTACCGCGGCCATGGCCGGTTCATTGCTCGGTACATCGACCACCACCAGCTACATCGAATCCGCCGCCGGCGTGAGTGCCGGTGGCCGCACCGGCCTGACCGCCGTCGTGGTGGCGATTCTGTTCCTGCTGGCGCTGTTCTTCTCGCCATTGGCCGCCAGCGTTCCGGCATTCGCCACCGCCCCGGCGCTGCTGTTCGTCGCGGTGTTGATGACATCCGGCCTGGCCGAAATAGACTGGGACGACATCACCGTTGCCGCACCGGTCGTGGTCACTACGCTGGCCATGCCATTCACGTATTCCATCGCCAACGGCATCGCCTTCGGTTTCATCTCCTGGACCGCGATCAAGTTGCTGTCCGGCCGCGGCCGTGAGCTGAACCCGGCGCTGGTGATTCTTTCGATTCTGTTCGTGATCAAGTTGGGTTGGTTCAACGCATGA
- a CDS encoding cytochrome ubiquinol oxidase subunit I → MFGLEALDLARIQFAFTISFHILFPAITIGLASYLAVLEGLWLKTNNDTYRDLYHFWSKIFAVNFGMGVVSGLVMAYQFGTNWSRFSDFAGSVTGPLLTYEVLTAFFLEAGFLGVMLFGWNKVGRNLHFFATVMVAIGTLISTFWILASNSWMQTPQGFEIINGQVIPTDWFAVIFNPSFPYRLMHMATAAFVATAFFVGSSAAWHLLRGKDNPAIRTMLSMAMWMALIVAPIQAVIGDFHGLNTLKHQPAKIAAIEGHWENHGDEPTPLILFGWPDMKEERTKFAVEIPYLGSLILTHSLDKQVPALKDFPPEDRPNSTIVFWSFRIMVGLGMLMIFTGLWSLWLRKSDKLYTSRPFLYLALWMGPSGLIAILAGWFTTEIGRQPWVVYGLMRTADASSNHSFLQMSITLILFVVVYFALFGAGLGYMMRLVRKGPKIDEGKETPEGGPGKKRTPARPLSAADDDADADSSPSLTKEI, encoded by the coding sequence ATGTTCGGTTTGGAGGCGCTTGATCTCGCCCGAATTCAGTTCGCGTTCACCATCTCATTCCACATCCTGTTCCCGGCCATCACCATTGGCCTGGCGAGTTACCTGGCGGTGCTCGAAGGTCTGTGGCTGAAGACGAACAACGACACTTACCGCGATCTTTACCATTTCTGGTCGAAGATCTTTGCCGTCAACTTCGGCATGGGCGTGGTGTCCGGGTTGGTCATGGCCTATCAGTTCGGCACCAACTGGAGCCGCTTCTCGGATTTCGCCGGTTCCGTGACAGGGCCGTTGCTGACGTACGAGGTACTGACAGCGTTCTTCCTTGAGGCCGGTTTCCTTGGCGTCATGCTGTTCGGCTGGAACAAGGTCGGGCGCAACCTGCACTTCTTCGCCACGGTTATGGTCGCCATCGGCACGCTGATCTCGACCTTCTGGATTCTTGCTTCAAACAGCTGGATGCAGACCCCGCAAGGTTTCGAAATCATCAATGGCCAGGTCATTCCCACCGACTGGTTCGCCGTGATCTTCAACCCGTCATTCCCCTACCGCCTGATGCACATGGCCACGGCCGCGTTCGTCGCCACCGCTTTCTTCGTCGGCTCCTCGGCGGCCTGGCATTTGCTGCGCGGCAAGGACAATCCGGCGATCCGCACCATGCTCTCGATGGCGATGTGGATGGCCTTGATCGTGGCGCCGATCCAGGCCGTCATCGGTGACTTCCACGGGCTCAACACACTCAAGCACCAGCCGGCAAAAATCGCCGCGATCGAAGGTCACTGGGAAAATCATGGCGATGAGCCAACCCCGCTGATCCTGTTCGGTTGGCCGGACATGAAAGAAGAACGGACCAAATTCGCGGTGGAAATTCCGTACCTTGGCAGCCTGATCCTCACGCACTCCCTGGACAAGCAAGTGCCGGCGCTCAAGGACTTCCCGCCTGAAGACCGGCCGAATTCGACTATCGTGTTCTGGTCGTTCCGGATCATGGTGGGGCTGGGCATGCTGATGATCTTCACCGGACTGTGGAGCCTGTGGCTGCGCAAGAGCGACAAGCTGTACACCTCGCGACCGTTCCTCTATCTGGCGTTGTGGATGGGGCCATCCGGCCTGATCGCGATCCTCGCCGGTTGGTTCACCACTGAAATCGGCCGTCAGCCGTGGGTGGTCTACGGCCTGATGCGCACGGCAGATGCGTCCTCCAATCACAGCTTCTTGCAGATGAGCATCACGCTGATCCTGTTCGTGGTGGTGTATTTCGCGCTGTTCGGTGCCGGTCTGGGCTACATGATGCGCCTGGTGCGCAAAGGGCCGAAGATCGACGAAGGCAAGGAAACGCCCGAAGGTGGTCCAGGCAAGAAACGCACGCCGGCTCGTCCGCTGTCCGCCGCCGACGATGACGCCGACGCTGATAGCAGCCCCAGCCTGACCAAGGAGATTTGA
- a CDS encoding (2Fe-2S)-binding protein — translation MSATTPEAAQPSFVRHPLRLTLNGQERQLDVLPWTTLLDLLREQLDLIGTKKGCDHGQCGACTVLLNGKRVNACLTLAVMCNGAELITIEGLATGDELHPMQQAFIKHDAFQCGYCTPGQICSAVGLVNEGRAQTTADIQELMSGNLCRCGAYNNIRDAIKEVLPACRQPEQGEDQ, via the coding sequence ATGAGTGCGACCACTCCCGAGGCAGCGCAGCCGTCCTTCGTCCGTCATCCGTTACGCCTGACGCTCAACGGTCAGGAGCGACAGCTCGACGTCTTGCCGTGGACCACGTTGCTGGATCTGCTGCGTGAGCAGTTGGACCTGATCGGCACAAAAAAAGGCTGCGATCACGGACAGTGCGGCGCCTGCACGGTGTTGCTCAACGGCAAACGGGTGAACGCTTGCCTGACGCTGGCGGTGATGTGCAACGGTGCAGAGCTGATCACCATTGAGGGGTTGGCGACTGGCGACGAATTGCACCCCATGCAGCAAGCCTTCATCAAACACGATGCCTTTCAGTGTGGCTATTGCACACCGGGGCAGATCTGCTCGGCGGTCGGCCTGGTCAATGAAGGGCGGGCGCAAACCACGGCAGACATTCAAGAACTGATGAGCGGCAACCTCTGCCGTTGCGGTGCCTACAATAATATTCGCGACGCCATCAAAGAGGTGCTTCCCGCCTGCCGCCAACCTGAGCAGGGGGAAGATCAATGA
- the cydB gene encoding cytochrome d ubiquinol oxidase subunit II, which translates to MGIDLPLIWAVIIIFGIMMYVVMDGFDLGIGILFPFIPGKTDRDVMMNTVAPVWDGNETWLVLGGAALFGAFPLAYSVVLSALYLPLIFMLIGLIFRGVAFEFRFKAKDDKRHLWDKAFIGGSIAATFFQGVALGAFIDGLPVVNRQFAGGSLDWLTPFTLFCGLALVVAYALLGCTWLIMKTEGKLQEQMHDLARPLAFVVLAVIGIVSIWTPLTHAEIAARWFTLPNLFWFLPVPILVLVTMYGLIRAVARNANYTPFLLTLVLIFLGYSGLGISLWPNIVPPSISIWDAAAPPQSQGFMLVGTLFIIPFILGYTFWSYYVFRGKVTHEDGYH; encoded by the coding sequence ATGGGTATTGATCTTCCGCTGATCTGGGCCGTGATCATCATCTTCGGCATCATGATGTACGTGGTCATGGATGGCTTCGACCTGGGGATCGGGATTCTCTTCCCGTTCATCCCGGGCAAGACCGACCGTGACGTGATGATGAACACCGTCGCTCCCGTCTGGGACGGCAACGAAACCTGGCTGGTACTGGGCGGCGCGGCGTTGTTCGGCGCGTTCCCGCTGGCCTATTCGGTGGTGCTCTCGGCGCTGTACCTGCCGCTGATTTTCATGCTGATCGGGCTGATTTTCCGTGGCGTGGCCTTCGAGTTCCGCTTCAAGGCCAAGGACGACAAGCGTCACCTGTGGGACAAGGCGTTTATCGGTGGATCGATTGCTGCAACCTTCTTTCAGGGGGTGGCGCTGGGCGCATTCATCGATGGGCTGCCGGTGGTCAATCGCCAGTTTGCCGGTGGTTCACTGGACTGGCTGACACCGTTCACCCTGTTCTGCGGCCTCGCGTTGGTGGTGGCTTATGCGCTGCTGGGTTGCACCTGGCTGATTATGAAGACCGAAGGCAAGTTGCAGGAGCAGATGCACGATCTGGCACGGCCATTGGCATTCGTGGTGTTGGCGGTGATCGGTATCGTCAGTATCTGGACCCCGCTGACTCACGCTGAAATCGCCGCTCGCTGGTTCACGCTGCCGAATCTTTTCTGGTTCCTGCCGGTGCCGATTCTGGTGTTGGTGACCATGTACGGTCTGATTCGCGCGGTGGCCCGCAATGCGAATTACACGCCGTTCCTGCTGACCCTTGTGCTGATCTTCCTTGGCTACAGCGGTCTGGGCATCAGCCTGTGGCCCAACATCGTGCCGCCGTCGATCTCGATCTGGGACGCCGCTGCACCGCCGCAAAGCCAGGGCTTCATGCTGGTCGGTACGCTGTTTATCATCCCGTTCATCCTGGGTTATACCTTCTGGAGCT
- a CDS encoding MFS transporter — translation MPSHAPLLLRHHRPFIAFWLARVFTASGFQMLTVAIGWNLYQLTGNVLDLGLVGLVEFAPRVLFMLHTGHVADRYDRRKVAAICQSLQALIALSLAIGSATDHVTREMIFILAFLLGAARSFEMPTTQALLPSIVPSALFPRAVAAAQSAQQSATIVAPALGGLLYAFGSVWVYGPTVILYIIACLLMLNLPARQTPLNKGKATLDSLLAGIRFIRSRPDILGAISLDLFAVLLGGATALLPVFAKDILLTGPWGLGLLRSAPAVGALLMSLYLARFAVERKVGRVMFTAVGVFGVATIAFGLSTSFWFSLAVLVVLGAADMISMVIRASFVQLETPDEMRGRVSAVNGLFIGASNQLGEFESGLTAHWFGTVPAVVMGGIGTLVVTGAWIKLFPTLANRDRMHVPLEEAKV, via the coding sequence ATGCCCAGCCACGCGCCCTTGCTGCTACGTCATCACCGCCCTTTTATCGCGTTCTGGCTGGCTCGGGTGTTTACCGCCAGTGGTTTTCAGATGCTCACCGTGGCTATCGGCTGGAATCTGTATCAACTGACCGGCAATGTGCTGGACCTGGGCTTGGTGGGGCTGGTGGAATTTGCCCCGCGGGTGCTGTTCATGCTGCATACCGGACATGTCGCGGACCGCTATGACCGGCGCAAGGTTGCGGCGATCTGTCAGTCCCTGCAGGCGTTGATCGCTCTTTCACTGGCCATTGGCAGCGCGACCGACCATGTCACCCGGGAAATGATCTTCATCCTCGCGTTCCTGCTGGGTGCTGCGCGCTCTTTCGAGATGCCGACCACCCAAGCCTTGCTACCGAGCATCGTGCCCAGCGCGCTGTTTCCCCGCGCAGTCGCCGCCGCGCAGTCGGCCCAGCAATCGGCCACCATCGTCGCCCCGGCCCTGGGCGGTTTGCTCTATGCCTTCGGTAGTGTCTGGGTGTATGGCCCGACGGTGATCCTCTACATCATTGCCTGCCTGTTGATGCTCAATCTGCCCGCCCGACAAACGCCGCTGAACAAGGGCAAAGCGACCCTGGACTCGTTGCTCGCGGGCATCCGCTTCATTCGCAGCCGCCCGGACATTCTCGGGGCGATCTCCCTGGATCTGTTCGCGGTATTGCTCGGCGGTGCGACAGCGTTGCTGCCGGTGTTCGCCAAGGACATCCTGTTGACCGGCCCATGGGGCTTGGGCCTGTTGCGTTCCGCCCCGGCAGTCGGTGCGCTGTTGATGTCCCTGTACCTGGCGCGATTTGCCGTGGAGCGCAAAGTCGGGCGGGTGATGTTCACCGCCGTCGGTGTGTTCGGCGTCGCGACCATCGCGTTTGGCCTCTCGACTTCGTTCTGGTTTTCCCTGGCCGTGCTGGTGGTGTTGGGCGCGGCGGACATGATCAGCATGGTGATCCGCGCCTCCTTCGTGCAATTGGAAACCCCGGACGAAATGCGCGGCAGGGTCAGCGCCGTCAACGGTCTGTTTATCGGCGCGTCGAACCAGTTGGGCGAGTTTGAATCCGGCCTCACCGCCCATTGGTTCGGCACCGTGCCGGCGGTGGTCATGGGCGGTATTGGCACATTGGTGGTGACCGGGGCGTGGATCAAACTGTTCCCGACCCTGGCCAACCGCGACCGCATGCATGTACCGTTGGAAGAAGCCAAGGTCTAA
- a CDS encoding DJ-1 family glyoxalase III, with protein MTFRALITLAEGIDDLQTVTLIDVLRRAKVEVVVASIEGRRMITCSRGTRLTADAMLVDLLAQPFDLLVLPGGEVGSQHLAAHQPLQQLIKDQAAAGRLFAGIGESPALALQAFGVLRQRRMTCLPSASHQLSGCNFIDQPVVVDGNCITAQGSGAALQFALTLVEQLCGKATRAAVAAELVV; from the coding sequence ATGACCTTTAGAGCTTTGATTACCCTCGCCGAGGGCATCGACGACCTGCAAACCGTCACCCTGATCGATGTACTGCGCCGCGCCAAGGTTGAAGTGGTGGTGGCAAGCATTGAGGGGCGACGCATGATCACTTGTTCTCGCGGTACCCGCCTGACCGCCGATGCGATGCTGGTGGATTTGCTGGCTCAGCCGTTCGACCTTCTCGTATTGCCTGGAGGAGAGGTGGGTTCACAGCACCTCGCCGCGCATCAGCCCCTGCAACAGTTGATCAAGGACCAGGCCGCCGCCGGGCGTCTGTTCGCCGGCATCGGTGAATCCCCCGCGCTGGCCTTGCAAGCCTTCGGCGTCTTGCGACAGCGGCGCATGACCTGCCTGCCATCGGCCAGCCATCAACTGTCGGGTTGTAATTTCATTGACCAGCCCGTGGTGGTCGACGGCAACTGCATCACCGCGCAGGGATCGGGTGCGGCCCTGCAGTTTGCCCTGACGCTGGTGGAGCAACTCTGCGGTAAAGCCACGCGAGCTGCCGTGGCGGCGGAGTTGGTTGTTTGA
- a CDS encoding xanthine dehydrogenase family protein subunit M, producing MNPFHYSKPDSVQAAVHLAGPASHFIAGGTNLLDLMKENVTRPEHLIDITGLPLRDVTETAQGTLMIGALVSNAELAWHPLIEQRYPLLSQAILAGASPQLRNMASTGGNLLQRTRCYYFYDAGVPCNKREPGSGCPARDGLNRIHAIFGASESCVATHPSDMCVALAALEAVVHVQGPSGARTIEFADFHRLPGDAPERDNQLADDELITAIELPATGFAEHSHYLKIRDRASYAFALVSVAAALDLSGPIIRKARLALGGVAHKPWRDRAVEDWLVGKEVSRETFAAAADALLQNAEPLEHNAFKVKLARRAIVRALSDAAQGGQAR from the coding sequence ATGAATCCTTTCCACTACAGCAAACCCGATTCGGTACAGGCTGCCGTGCATCTGGCCGGCCCGGCATCGCATTTCATCGCCGGCGGTACGAACCTGCTGGATTTGATGAAGGAAAATGTCACCCGTCCAGAACACTTGATCGACATTACCGGGCTGCCCTTGCGCGATGTCACTGAAACGGCCCAAGGGACGCTGATGATCGGTGCACTGGTCAGCAATGCCGAACTGGCGTGGCACCCGTTGATCGAACAGCGCTACCCGCTGTTGTCCCAGGCGATTCTGGCCGGCGCGTCACCACAACTGCGCAATATGGCCAGCACCGGCGGCAACCTGCTGCAACGCACGCGCTGCTATTACTTCTATGACGCTGGCGTGCCATGCAACAAGCGGGAACCCGGTAGCGGTTGTCCGGCGCGGGACGGGCTGAACCGGATTCATGCGATCTTCGGCGCCAGTGAATCGTGCGTCGCTACCCACCCCTCAGACATGTGTGTGGCCTTGGCCGCACTGGAGGCCGTGGTTCACGTGCAAGGCCCCAGCGGCGCGCGAACCATCGAGTTCGCTGATTTCCACCGTCTGCCGGGCGATGCTCCCGAACGTGACAACCAACTCGCCGACGATGAACTGATCACCGCTATCGAATTACCCGCCACCGGTTTTGCCGAACACAGCCATTACCTGAAAATTCGTGATCGCGCGTCATATGCCTTTGCATTGGTTTCGGTCGCCGCAGCGCTCGATTTGTCCGGACCGATCATTCGCAAGGCGCGATTGGCCCTTGGCGGCGTGGCGCATAAACCCTGGCGTGACAGGGCCGTGGAAGACTGGCTGGTTGGCAAAGAGGTCAGCCGCGAAACCTTCGCCGCCGCCGCCGATGCTTTGCTGCAAAACGCCGAGCCGCTCGAACACAACGCGTTCAAAGTGAAACTGGCGCGCCGGGCAATCGTGCGCGCACTGAGCGATGCCGCGCAGGGAGGGCAAGCCCGATGA
- the trmA gene encoding tRNA (uridine(54)-C5)-methyltransferase TrmA: MTFDSQAYAVQLEEKVTRLRDLLAPFDAPEPAVFDSPLKNFRLRAEFRLWREGGDRHYAMFSQEDKRTPILIEEFPIASLRINELMPQLKAAWKASAALSHKLFQVEFLTTLAGDAMITLCYHRPLDEHWHAAATKLAADLNVSVIGRSKGKREVIGQDYVVEKLDVGGRTFSYRQPEGAFTQPNGTVNQKMLNWAYDALGDRPDDLLELYCGNGNFTLPLATRVRKVLATEISKTSVNAALSNLSENAVDNVTLVRLSAEELTEALNEVRPFRRLHGIDLKSYEFGSVFVDPPRAGMDPDTCELTRRFDNILYISCNPETLAANIAQLHDTHRITQCAMFDQFPWTHHMESGVLLTRR, from the coding sequence ATGACTTTTGATTCCCAGGCTTACGCCGTCCAGCTCGAAGAAAAGGTCACGCGCCTGCGCGACCTGCTGGCCCCGTTCGATGCACCGGAACCTGCGGTGTTTGACTCGCCGCTGAAAAATTTCCGCCTGCGTGCCGAGTTCCGCCTGTGGCGCGAAGGCGGCGATCGGCATTACGCGATGTTTTCCCAGGAAGACAAACGCACACCGATCCTGATCGAAGAGTTCCCGATCGCCAGCCTGCGCATCAATGAACTAATGCCGCAGCTCAAGGCGGCGTGGAAGGCCAGTGCGGCACTGAGCCACAAGCTGTTTCAGGTGGAGTTCCTCACCACCCTGGCCGGCGATGCGATGATCACGCTCTGCTATCACCGCCCGCTGGACGAACACTGGCACGCGGCGGCGACGAAACTGGCCGCCGACCTGAACGTCAGCGTTATCGGTCGCTCGAAAGGCAAACGCGAAGTGATTGGCCAGGATTACGTGGTCGAGAAACTGGACGTCGGTGGTCGCACGTTCAGCTATCGCCAGCCTGAAGGCGCCTTCACCCAGCCCAACGGCACCGTGAACCAGAAGATGCTCAACTGGGCTTACGACGCACTCGGCGATCGCCCGGACGATTTGCTGGAGCTGTATTGCGGCAACGGCAACTTCACCCTGCCGCTGGCGACCCGCGTACGCAAAGTGCTCGCCACCGAAATCAGCAAGACGTCGGTCAACGCCGCACTGAGCAACCTCAGCGAAAACGCTGTGGATAACGTCACCCTGGTGCGTTTATCCGCGGAAGAGCTGACCGAAGCCTTGAACGAAGTTCGTCCGTTCCGTCGCCTGCACGGCATCGACCTGAAGAGCTACGAGTTCGGTAGCGTCTTCGTCGATCCGCCTCGCGCCGGCATGGACCCGGACACCTGCGAGCTGACCCGGCGCTTCGACAACATCCTCTACATCTCCTGCAACCCGGAAACCCTGGCAGCCAACATCGCCCAGTTGCACGACACCCATCGCATCACCCAGTGCGCGATGTTCGACCAGTTTCCGTGGACACATCACATGGAATCCGGGGTGTTGCTGACGCGTCGTTAA